From the genome of Acidobacteriota bacterium, one region includes:
- a CDS encoding ABC transporter ATP-binding protein, protein MSDTIAATLNKVNKSFGLGDTRIHVLKDVELEVRAGELLLLVGPSGCGKTTLLSVLAGILDIDNGEVDVFGKRLDNLSQSKKTDFRRDYIGFIFQQFNLVPTLTATENVAIPLLIAKRPYQESLRKARTYLELVGLGDRTEFFPSQLSGGQQQRVAIARALVAEPRLIICDEPTASLDGETGKMVMEMFRKTALSENRAIVVVTHDNRIFSYGDRIAEMLDGRILSIHENPDHVT, encoded by the coding sequence ATGTCTGACACCATTGCTGCCACACTCAACAAAGTCAATAAAAGCTTCGGCCTGGGCGATACCCGCATTCACGTTTTAAAAGACGTCGAACTGGAGGTTCGGGCTGGTGAACTGCTCCTACTGGTTGGACCATCCGGGTGCGGAAAGACAACCCTGCTCAGCGTGCTGGCTGGAATTCTGGATATTGATAACGGCGAGGTGGATGTTTTTGGAAAGCGCCTCGATAACCTGTCGCAATCCAAGAAAACCGATTTTCGGCGGGATTATATCGGATTCATTTTTCAGCAATTCAACCTCGTGCCAACGCTGACGGCGACTGAAAACGTCGCGATTCCGCTCCTGATCGCCAAACGGCCCTATCAGGAATCACTCAGGAAAGCCCGAACCTATCTGGAACTGGTTGGCCTGGGTGATCGGACTGAGTTTTTCCCGTCTCAGCTTTCCGGCGGCCAGCAACAGCGCGTTGCGATTGCCCGCGCGCTGGTAGCTGAACCACGACTCATCATTTGCGATGAACCCACGGCCAGTCTTGACGGAGAAACCGGGAAAATGGTGATGGAAATGTTTCGCAAAACGGCGTTGAGCGAAAACCGCGCCATTGTGGTGGTCACCCACGACAATCGAATTTTTAGTTATGGTGACCGAATTGCCGAAATGCTGGATGGACGAATCCTTTCAATTCACGAAAACCCCGATCATGTGACTTAA